The Sabethes cyaneus chromosome 1, idSabCyanKW18_F2, whole genome shotgun sequence DNA segment GTCTCGTCGTCCATTACAATGCATTTCGACTGCACCAACCACTCACCGTACAGCTTTCTGGCGCGGGATTTGACCACCGTATTATGTTTATCGGTTCGGTTTGGTACCATCTTCCTCACCTTGAAGACATGAAGTCCGGCCCGCTTCATAGTCTGCTGGACGAACCAGACGTAAAAATTCACCATCTTGGCTACGTCCTGAATCGAAAGGTTCGGAATGTGCTTGAAGTAATCCCTCACCTTCCTTGCCTTTACGAGGTCGGTCGTCTTCGCTTTTCTTCCGGAGCCAGCTCGTCGCTCCTTGAATGAATTTATCACATGGTGTGCGGTCGATTTCCAACAGTTTCGCGATCCTCAGGTCTGGATTTTCCACGACCGCGCCCATAATTTTTTGTCGTAGCCCTTCTTGCTTGGAAGCTATCTCGACAAATTGTTGATAAATTTAGTCCAAAACTTtggtttcgtttttcatgtccaaCGCtatacccaaatattttttcaaatagttTCAGGGAATGCCGTCGTGGTGgggcattcgcccataacttccgtttcaagAGGAATTTCGGAAATCTAATTACGTCGCTGCAAAGGTCCAAGAAGAAGGTACAGTTCTGGAAAActcgaactgattgcttgaaaaataaggcattttcgtgaagacaaaaaatgttgtcaaagtcgggccatgttgtactggttgggccaccgctgaaAATCCAAGAAAtgcgtattgaaattctatatgaaGATATGAAATGAATGGAGATATGAAATAAATAAGTACAAATTCTCTATTTTCATTAcatttttacgaaattttggcgatcttgtaaaatcaatataacTACGATCACCATTTCCGAAGTGTACCGCTACAACAAAAACCACAACAATCCAACAATGTAATCCTCGATTTATAATCCTCTACCCAAGCAAAGGGATCCActaaaaaaagagaaacggTACACCTATTTAATGAGCGTTGCTTCAAtaaccctcccttacctaattttccgctctttccccttcacgactCACTGTATTTGggtactataaacacctttgtttcattactttcttctacttcgtcgattgtaaaaactaacgttataaaaattaattgttgttgttgttgttgagttTATTATAGTGTGGTTTAACCgacgggtcattcaccactcaTAAGATTTCAAGTGTACaagtgtaataaaaattaattaaataccTAAAGATTAAAGGCAAAagatcaagacaaaaacacgagattgatctattttaatttaaacattctaattataaatattttgaaCGAAATACATTAATGATGCAATGCACTAAAAGATGTCTTTAGAAGAAGCTTCTGAATTCAACCAACATCGTACTTCCCTGATAAGAATGTTTACTGACCAGttctgactgaagtttttggagcggcTTAGtacaatacgaaacctggaaattaaataaaaagaaaacttatccaatttaattctactacactagaatctcgttttacgtccgttcattttacgtgatttcgttttacgtcactttttttacgtccaaattttgaattaacgtcctctcgttttacgtccaaaatttgaattaacgtccactttttttacgtccaaaacttgaattaacgtcctctcgttttacgtccgaaatttgaattaacgtcttcgggaagttacttaaataactgccaccttcaagatggtatggaaaatagcgcagaattgactcactacgtggcgctagcgtatatgtacattcttatacaagctttatcttgcgctgctggctatccaGAAAGTtacagtcttcgggaaggttacttaaataactgccgccttcaagatggtatggaaaattcaaggtggtatggaaccggctgcactagtgtatgtttttttgtatttgccataactcatgatcttggttgtacaagaagatcctttcttcggaaaggtagtttaagttaccgaaccgtccattcattttacgtgatttcattttatgtccgaaatttgaattaacgtcctatcgattacgtccaaaatttgaattaacgtgcaaggatttttggggccgggggagTTTCTTAGGatgattgtttattttttatccctcactttcccgcttggtcaaccgtccataaaaattctacaaaatttacacccgtatttttccatttggcacttagggaaccccgttttgagaaagagtggtcccaaaatatcccaacttttgccaagctttccttctttaataatttatcacttttgaaccactgaattgatttttattattttggtaccaaatatggagttaaagctcaaggttttcattgactgctcaaacatttaaaatagtttgacgtaggactacgtctttgcttactatactgggactgggtagcactttgtgaaaacgaaaatagaagtgtaacgtttgaatgaaagatttcaaatgcgaataaaactactaaactactgaacgaaactgaacgatTTATATGTCGTTTATATTGTcgtaaaatgaccagcaattttatggatgggtgaaagagcaattttaaggagggcgtaagagggagggctgctacacaaatttcctcaaaactcgagaacttatcaagcaaatggaaccaaatttggcttgtgggtgtttttggagacttgaatttattttacgatgctttgagacccctcacccctgtggtacgaggataaggactctcatacaaataaaacagaaatttttccgaaatttcccgaagaccgtaactttctagatagtaagCAGCGCAAGAtgcagcttgtataagaatgctacatatacgctagcgccacgtagtgagtcaattctgcgctattttccatgccatcttgaaggtggcagtcatttgagtaaccttcctgaagatcgcaactttctaaatagtcagcagcgcaagataaagcttgtataagaatgctatatatatacgctagcgccacgtagtgagtcaattctgcgctattttccataccatcttgaatgtggcagtcatttgagtaaccttcccgaagatcgcaactttctaaatagtcagcagcgcaagatacagcttgtataagaatgctgcatatacgctagcgccacgtagtgagtcaattctgcgctattttccataccatcttgaaggcggcagtcatttgagtaaccttcccgaagactgcaactttctaaatagtcagcagcgcaagataaagcttgtataagaatgctatatatacgctagcgccacgtagtgagtcaattctgcgctattttccataccattttgaaggcggcaattatttaagtaaccttcccgaagaccgtaactttctagatagtcagcagagcaaggtacagcttgtataagaatgctacatatacgctagcgccacgtagtgagtcaattctgcgctattttccaagccatcttgaaggtggcagtcatttgagtaacctttccgaagaccgcaactttctaaatagtcagcagggcaagatacagcttgtataagaatgctacatatacgctagcgccacgtaatgagcgaattctgcattattttccataccatcttgaaggtgtcagtcatttgagtaaacttcccgaagaccgcaactttctagatagtcagcagcgcaagatatggcctgcataagagtactacatatacactagcgccacgtagtgagacaattctataatccatacaatccgacgaaaagcccttgatctgctaaacaactttgtcgaagacaccaacgttctatacggtcaggatcacgagttattccatgttggaaccaattatgtcaattcgtccactttttttacgtccaaaacttgaattaacgtcctctcgttttacgtccaaaatttgaattaacgtcctctcgttttgcgtccgaaatttgaattaacgtccactttttttacgaccgatttgatttacgtccccccagtagtggacgtaaaacgagatttgagtgtatgtatattttattcttgacagatacgtccAATGCTGGAACGTGCAACGTGCAGCTTGTTTAACTTGTTGAAAGCGACCAAAGTGAAACTCCGAAGAAGGAGGTATAAATGACAAGGACTGTTCTTCTGAGACCCTTCAGCATTTGTGAAAAGACTGCTTTCTtttaatttaaactaaaatttgaaaattagagAAAGAATCACAATCGCTACTATGAATATATTACCGATTAAAAACAAAGTTGATCTAAATAGAGCAAAAACACTAGAATTTGTTTCGAAATGAAGTTTAAAATACAATCCTTCTGCATGCCTTCTGAATACTGAAAAAATGCTTGGCATCTCTGGGTACAgatagcttgccaaatctgatATTCTTTAGTGATCGTCGAcaatttcatatgcttgaaagtGTCCGTCACATTTCCGGTTCGGATTGCCATAAGAAACACCTTCACAGGAAACTACTTGAAGTTTTCGATTCTGAGCTTAATTTGGggtctttttcttttttggccttttccgACCTTTCTAAGGGGCTTAGAGCGATTCTGAGcttaatttggtttcattttcttttccgGCCAAATGTCAAAACCAAAATAGAGACACCATTCTACATGCATAAATCAAGTTTAAGTCaaccaaatcttgacaatgttGATTTTCACTTTCGGATCAACGAAAGTTGCCTTTTCGCGAAACAGCTCCGCAATGCGCCACTCTCGTCAAGATAGGAAAACGTGCAACAGCCAGATGAGAATGAGAAAGTATTGTTACAATAGTTCTTCTGGTCGAAGGTTGAAAGTCTTTATGATTCTTAGAATACTAATTTACTTTCCAATCaagttaaacagcaaacatagATACATAGATATTAAAACGCGCATTGAATGTATTTCTGACTAAACAGTAACCAAACAATGCTACCATTCCGCATCCATGTATCATTAAGCCTACTTATCAGATTGCAAGCAGCACACTTGACGCTTGTGGATGACTCACAACCTCACATCAAAGCAGTTATCTCGCAATATGATTACATTCTGAGAACCCTACGATGGCTCACCGACAGTAGAGCTAATTCCAACCGACTAATTTCTCCACTCCACTAGATCCAATGAACCGCGTCCAGCCGAAGGATCCGCCCAACTTCCAAAATGATGGCACTGCGTACAGCATAACTTCCGCCCGTCTGGCGGAGATTCGGCGCCAGTTTTTCTACCCCTTCTACGACCGTGGTGGACCGGAAAACATTGGCGATCTGCAGCGGGATATCCACGCCTCGATGCCACAGGTGCACAAGAACTTCAACTTCCAGCTTCCGTTCTACGGGTTCCGGTTCAACTATACCCGCGTGTCGATGAACGGGTTTCTCGAATTTTCCGATCCACCGGAGCACTACACCTACCCGCTGACGTTCCCGATCAAGGACTGGCCCCGCCGCAACGATCCATCCTTTATCGGGATCTTCTTTTCCAAGTGCCGAATCGGTCGAATCTACGATACGGACGTTGATCAGCGTGCTCCCGGGGTGTACTTCCGAATGGAGCGTGACTTGCAGACGCGAACCGATCGGCCGGGAGTTGAAATGCGCGAGCGAACCATGTGGGACATCCGGGAGGGAGTCGTCGGATCGGATACCTTCATTCCGAAACACGTCATCATTACGACCTGGAAAAATATGAGCTTCGCCGGTGGAATCGATAATTCGTTGTTTAGGGTAAGTTCTCTTGACGGGATGGATTTTTATGAAAGGTTTAATCGGTGCGGTATCATTTCAGACAAACAGTTTTCAAATGATTCTGGCTACAGATGAAGTGTACACTTATGCGATCTTCAACTACGCGATCATCAATTGGTCCTCGCACACTGAAGCCGGTGGTGATACGACTGGAGGAGAAGGTGGTGTTCCGGCTTTCGTAAGTTATAACTCTACTGGATTGTACGTGGAAATTAACTTTAATGTTTTCGTAGATCGGATTCAACGCAGGTAACGGTACACAGGCGTACGAGTACAAGCCCTACAGTCAAGCTTCGGTACTGCGTGATTTGACTGGACGCGGTTGGGCTAACGGATTCCCTGGAAGACACATCTTCCGTCTTGATGAACGTATTATGCTTGGTACTTGCAACAAGGATATAGACGCCGCTCACCTGCCGCTGGTGTTTGCTCCGGAATCAGGCAATATGCTGGGTGGAACAGTGGTTAACATTACCGGACCGTGCTTCATGCCCAACGATCGCGTAGCCTGTCGGTTCGATACCGAAGAAGTCATCGGAACGGTAGTGGATACAAACCGCGCCATTTGCGTACAACCTTTCCTGAAGGCACAGGGGTACATTCGGTTGGAAATTTCCGTCGGTACGGAGCGATTCAAGTGGAGAGGTCGCTACTTCGTGGAAACCCCTGCCACGGCAACGGATCGTATCTTTTTCGAATCCGATGACGTGCATCGACGCAATCCGTCGGAAATTAGAATCACCTGGAATCGGTATAATCTTACGACTAACCTTAACGCGAACGTGCAGATCTCACTGTGGGGATATCGTGAGGCCACGATTCGGTAAATTCATAATATCTAATAAGCCCGGCACAATTAAAAGCTTGAATTTTATTTCAGACCGGAGTTGGAATACATCGACATGATTGAAGCCCAGCTAACAAACACGGGATCATACACGATTGCTCCTGCAAACTTCAGGCTTCGTGATAATCCACGTACCGTGGACATGCAGTTCGGATTCATTCAAATCAACTTGACTAACCCCGAGCAATTCAACGGATTGGCAATTTCACCGTAAGTGGATTGACAACTTcaccaaaaataaattttaatgacACACAACCCATTGCAGAGTTCTATGGTCAAAGCCAATCCCTCTAGGGTGGTACTTTGGACCACAGTGGGAGCGAATCCACGGTAGAAACTGGCCGCGGGCGCTTTGCGACAACTGGCTGATGACCGATCGCTTCCTGCGTAACTTCGCCCACGAACTACCGATCTGCCCGTGCATGATGGAACATGCAATCTACGACAAAGGTCGTTACCTACCGGACCCGGACTGCGATCGAGATACAAATCCAACCTGTTTGCATCATCGCGGCGCGATCCACTGTATGAGATCCGGTCAACCATCGGCCCAGGGCTCGGAACAGCAGTGCTGCTACGATCGTAACGGTTATCTAATGCTTTCCTACGATCAGATGTGGGGATCACGACCGCGTCGTAATCACAACATTGGACAGATGCCATGGAATGAAGCCAACAAGGTACCTACGCTGTCCACTTGGTTCCACGACGTCCGACCGTACTACTCGTGCTGTATGTGGCAAGATGAACAGGCCGTCGGATGTGAAACGTTCCGCTTCGAAAGGCGTCCTTCGCAAGATTGCATTGCCTACCAGTCACCGGCCGTCGGTGCCGTATTCGGTGATCCACACGTTGTGACGTTCGATGGGTTGCAGTACACGTTCAACGGAATGGGCGAGTTCGTGCTTCTGCGTGGCAACAATGGTCAAGAGCGCATTGACGTTCAGGGTCGCTTCGAGCAGGTTCCACGTAATATTCACGGACCAGTTATGGCAACACACCTGACGTCGATCGCTGCTCGAGGTAACACTTCTACGATTATCGAGGTACGGCTACGGCCGCAGTACGCCCAGTGGAGATATCGGCTGGATGTTTTCGCCGATCAGCGCAGAATCTACTTCGACAGGCAGAGCTTGAAGTTCCAGCATTTCCACGGAGTGACCGTTTATACTCCGACTTATATTTTGAATCAGTCCGAAGTGGTTATCATGTTTTCCTCAGGAGTAGGCGTTGAAGTGGTCGAAAACAATGGCTTCATGACGGCTAGGGTTTATACGCCTTGGAGTTTCATAGTAGGCTTCGCCTTTTTTGTCCGCCCAACAATAGGATGTGTTTAGTAAatcattgtttactttcagaatAAAACGCGTGGACTTTTCGGTAATTGGAGCTGGAATATGGCCGATGATTTGGTTCGACCAGACGGAACCGTCATAGCGCCCAACTTGAACCACTTTGGAGACATACACAATAACTTTGCTATGCACTGTGGGTACATTCTAACCTTAAAACAAGCAAACATGATGATTCCATGCCTTTTACAGGGATGTTGTCCGATCGGGAACAGGAAGGTGTCGGGCAGGCACTCTTTACTCGAGAGTTTGGACGGACATCTAGTTACTTTGCAAACGCTACCTTCCTACCGGAGTTCCGAAGAGAACCGAGAGAATTCCTGCCGCCTAATCGAACGCATGATATAGAACGAGCGGAGGAACTTTGCGGTGAAAGCTACCAGTGTCGGTACGACTTCGGCATGACGCTGAACCGTGAAATGGCTCActtcaccaaaaactatcacgCCAGTGCCATCAACATACAGACGCTAAACAATGAGTAAGTTAACCCCGCCTAATATACGCTTGACCGTTCAGTTTCTTAGTGCACAATTTCCGTCAGGCGGATCATATCTTGCGGCATCCTGGAGACACCCCGCTTTGGTCGGAAGTCCAACTTTATGTTCACACCGGGTGCTCGGGTGTCATTCGAGTGCAACGAAGGATTCTTCCTGATAGGCGACGCACGACGTGTCTGTCGAGAGAACGGTCAATGGGACGTCCCCGAGTATGGCTACACCGAATGTCTACGTAAGTACCGCTCAGAGCATACAGGCTTTCGTGCGATAGGGAACATATCTAACCGGAGATTTCTTTGCCCATCTAGGCAAGGTATTCTATGCCCGTCGTACCGCCTGGATCACAACGGGCATTGTCCTAGCTGTAATGCTACCGTTGATTATGTGTATTGTTTGTGGAGTCTATTGCTTCCGTAAGCGCAAGTTGAAAGAAGATCCGGACTGGCGAATGCCACTCCCGTCGCGGTCGGGTTCGCGCGCGACGCTGCGCAACCTGAACGGAGACGGCAGTGAATATGATGACAACACGATCAAAAAGGTTCGCAGGTACGATGCTACCTACAAGACGCACGAACCGTTGGCCGGCAAGCCCGACATACAGTTCGAACCGAAGAAGATGGACCTGGATGAAGAAGACATTACGTCCTCGGAAGGAGGTGAATATAGAGATAAAGTTACGAATGATTTCCTATATAAGAACATGGCTGATCAAAAACAACTAGGTCGACGAAGATTTACTGCCGGAACAGAGAACGGACCCGGCGCCGGGCCGTCGATGTTCAGCGACGATGAAGAAAACACTTATCCAGCACCGCCGGCCGAGTCTCCAACGCGAGCCTACGGAGCCTACAGTCCGACCTTCAGCGGAATAGATCGCAACAGTAGCTTCGCCACAGAGGAACCGTCCCCGGTCAACCAAAGACGACCCGGTGAATTCCCGACAACAACACAGCCCAATAGTACTTTCTACGGTGGAGAACCCAGCAACCAGCCGCTGGTTCAAAACGTAGGACTTCCGGCTCGATTGGACAGCCGGTCGACTGAagtgtaacttttcaaaatcctTGACAAAACAACAAACACATTAAAACATAACCTCAGAGAGCGCAAGCAGTCAGGTATTCTTCGACATCACTGATTCCGtcattttattttcgtttctacAATTAGTTTCATACACGGCTCAAGTAGATAACATGCATTTTTTTCCTCTAGTGATAAGACCAAACCAAGTGTATTTTATGATAAGCGTAAATGGTGAAATCAATAAAACTAACTCAATGTCCTAACCAATGTCTGCTAGCTACTAACACACTCCCaccttttataacttttctgaAGGTTTCATTTTCAGCGCAGACAATGCCCGTTGAACACAGCAAacaacttagggtttattttctGTAAcataaaaattcaaccaattttttcAACAGGTGAAGAAGAGTACACCGCTCGGAAGGCGGGCGTTGCGATGTCATTCGTCTTCGTGATGCTCGTTCCGTTGGCGTTGATTGGGCTGCTTATCTGCCGCGCCTTGCTGAAAAACAAAATGGAATTGCAGGAGACGCAGCAACTGAAAGCCTAACCCA contains these protein-coding regions:
- the LOC128743692 gene encoding protein mesh, giving the protein MRWKFWLLLLAAVAVLDRTVPVKAEDETIEDDSEKVELSAENVEHDTESVAEPQAVDEEVTESEDEDEDTKVNEDAVEVDPQSSGKARQGKYYNYDDFLSNLDTYDSSYDWTDPMNRVQPKDPPNFQNDGTAYSITSARLAEIRRQFFYPFYDRGGPENIGDLQRDIHASMPQVHKNFNFQLPFYGFRFNYTRVSMNGFLEFSDPPEHYTYPLTFPIKDWPRRNDPSFIGIFFSKCRIGRIYDTDVDQRAPGVYFRMERDLQTRTDRPGVEMRERTMWDIREGVVGSDTFIPKHVIITTWKNMSFAGGIDNSLFRTNSFQMILATDEVYTYAIFNYAIINWSSHTEAGGDTTGGEGGVPAFIGFNAGNGTQAYEYKPYSQASVLRDLTGRGWANGFPGRHIFRLDERIMLGTCNKDIDAAHLPLVFAPESGNMLGGTVVNITGPCFMPNDRVACRFDTEEVIGTVVDTNRAICVQPFLKAQGYIRLEISVGTERFKWRGRYFVETPATATDRIFFESDDVHRRNPSEIRITWNRYNLTTNLNANVQISLWGYREATIRPELEYIDMIEAQLTNTGSYTIAPANFRLRDNPRTVDMQFGFIQINLTNPEQFNGLAISPVLWSKPIPLGWYFGPQWERIHGRNWPRALCDNWLMTDRFLRNFAHELPICPCMMEHAIYDKGRYLPDPDCDRDTNPTCLHHRGAIHCMRSGQPSAQGSEQQCCYDRNGYLMLSYDQMWGSRPRRNHNIGQMPWNEANKVPTLSTWFHDVRPYYSCCMWQDEQAVGCETFRFERRPSQDCIAYQSPAVGAVFGDPHVVTFDGLQYTFNGMGEFVLLRGNNGQERIDVQGRFEQVPRNIHGPVMATHLTSIAARGNTSTIIEVRLRPQYAQWRYRLDVFADQRRIYFDRQSLKFQHFHGVTVYTPTYILNQSEVVIMFSSGVGVEVVENNGFMTARVYTPWSFINKTRGLFGNWSWNMADDLVRPDGTVIAPNLNHFGDIHNNFAMHWMLSDREQEGVGQALFTREFGRTSSYFANATFLPEFRREPREFLPPNRTHDIERAEELCGESYQCRYDFGMTLNREMAHFTKNYHASAINIQTLNNERIISCGILETPRFGRKSNFMFTPGARVSFECNEGFFLIGDARRVCRENGQWDVPEYGYTECLRKVFYARRTAWITTGIVLAVMLPLIMCIVCGVYCFRKRKLKEDPDWRMPLPSRSGSRATLRNLNGDGSEYDDNTIKKVRRYDATYKTHEPLAGKPDIQFEPKKMDLDEEDITSSEGGEYRDKVTNDFLYKNMADQKQLGRRRFTAGTENGPGAGPSMFSDDEENTYPAPPAESPTRAYGAYSPTFSGIDRNSSFATEEPSPVNQRRPGEFPTTTQPNSTFYGGEPSNQPLVQNVGLPARLDSRSTEV